One stretch of Streptomyces sp. NBC_01142 DNA includes these proteins:
- a CDS encoding class I adenylate-forming enzyme family protein, translating to MPHTDASARAEAALRAPGAPFAVVRGEDGGLLYADGPRTLREFVEATWAFGDRAFLVAESGTYTYREFFAAASALARRFVEEYGLRPGDRAVVAMRNHPEWQIAFWAAQLAGLVAVPLNAWWTEDEFAYALDDCSPRVLLVDGERLPRVEAWRQRAGVRAVRAVVFHHAGEIGDGVERYEDFEAPDPYAAPPAVEVRAEDDATIIYTSGTTGRPKGAVATQLAQAGAALNPRFYAAAAALARGVMPGQGPAPVVLMTFPFFHVAAFTTLYSTMAAGGTLVLMRKWDADQALALIERHRVTHYSGVPATALQLLDAAERADADADTHADKGAGKGAGAGTGLETLSHFNTGGAAAPPDLVGRLTARYGHRIEPRNGYGLTETSGGVLANYGDGYRQNPGSVGRPTPATEVRIAGPDGRELPEGEVGELWLRGQALVRGYWRDEAATAAAFHGGWFRTGDLAVVCEGRVSVVDRLKDMVVRGGENVYCVEVEAVLHDHPDIADAAVLGVPHPVLGEEVAAVVQLRPGATVTVDELRAHAGRTLAAFKVPVHVLLRDEPMPRNPTGKILKRELRGPVQAQVAQTQVSGA from the coding sequence GTGCCGCACACCGATGCGTCCGCACGAGCCGAAGCCGCACTGCGCGCACCCGGGGCTCCGTTCGCCGTGGTGCGTGGTGAGGACGGCGGGCTGCTGTACGCGGACGGGCCGCGCACGCTGCGCGAGTTCGTCGAGGCCACCTGGGCGTTCGGGGACCGGGCGTTCCTTGTTGCCGAGAGCGGAACGTACACCTATCGCGAGTTCTTCGCCGCCGCCTCAGCCCTCGCGCGGCGGTTCGTCGAGGAGTACGGGCTGCGGCCCGGCGACCGGGCCGTCGTCGCGATGCGCAATCACCCGGAGTGGCAGATCGCCTTCTGGGCCGCCCAGTTGGCGGGTCTTGTCGCCGTGCCGCTCAATGCCTGGTGGACCGAGGACGAGTTCGCGTACGCCCTCGACGACTGCTCGCCGCGGGTGCTGCTCGTGGACGGAGAGCGGCTGCCGCGCGTCGAGGCCTGGCGGCAGCGGGCCGGTGTCCGGGCTGTCCGGGCCGTCGTCTTTCATCATGCGGGCGAGATCGGCGACGGGGTCGAGCGGTACGAGGACTTCGAGGCACCGGACCCGTACGCCGCGCCGCCCGCCGTCGAGGTCCGTGCCGAGGACGACGCCACCATCATCTATACGTCCGGGACCACCGGGCGGCCCAAGGGCGCGGTCGCCACGCAGCTGGCGCAAGCCGGGGCCGCGCTCAATCCGCGGTTCTACGCCGCGGCCGCGGCGCTCGCGCGCGGGGTGATGCCGGGGCAGGGGCCCGCGCCCGTGGTCCTGATGACGTTCCCGTTCTTCCATGTGGCCGCGTTCACCACGCTGTACTCGACGATGGCGGCCGGCGGGACGCTCGTACTGATGCGGAAGTGGGACGCCGACCAGGCCCTTGCGCTCATCGAGCGGCACCGCGTCACGCACTACTCCGGCGTGCCGGCCACCGCGCTGCAGCTGCTCGACGCCGCCGAGCGTGCGGATGCGGATGCGGACACGCATGCGGACAAGGGTGCGGGCAAGGGGGCCGGGGCAGGTACGGGGCTGGAGACACTCAGCCATTTCAATACGGGCGGAGCCGCCGCTCCGCCCGATCTCGTGGGGCGGCTCACGGCCCGCTACGGCCACCGGATCGAGCCGCGCAACGGCTATGGGCTCACCGAGACCAGCGGGGGAGTGCTGGCGAACTACGGCGACGGATACCGGCAGAACCCCGGGAGCGTGGGGCGCCCGACGCCCGCCACCGAGGTGCGCATCGCCGGGCCGGACGGCCGTGAGCTGCCCGAGGGCGAGGTCGGGGAGCTGTGGCTGCGCGGGCAGGCGCTCGTCCGCGGGTACTGGCGCGACGAGGCCGCGACCGCCGCCGCGTTTCACGGCGGCTGGTTCAGGACCGGCGACCTCGCGGTCGTGTGCGAGGGGCGGGTCAGCGTCGTCGACCGGCTCAAGGACATGGTCGTCCGCGGCGGCGAGAACGTGTACTGCGTGGAGGTGGAGGCGGTCCTCCACGACCACCCGGACATCGCGGACGCCGCGGTGCTGGGCGTCCCGCACCCTGTGCTGGGGGAGGAAGTCGCGGCCGTGGTGCAGCTGCGACCCGGGGCGACGGTCACCGTGGACGAGCTGCGCGCCCATGCCGGCCGGACGCTCGCCGCCTTCAAGGTGCCGGTGCACGTGCTGCTGCGGGACGAGCCGATGCCCCGCAATCCCACCGGGAAGATCCTCAAAAGGGAGCTGCGGGGGCCCGTTCAGGCGCAGGTGGCCCAGACGCAGGTGTCCGGGGCGTAG
- a CDS encoding CapA family protein — MREDVVTLFLCGDVMLGRGVDQILPHPGDPALSEQYIGDARSYVELAEAVNGPVPRPVAYSWPWGDALQMLDEAAVDVRVVNLETSVTRSDDFAAGKEVHYRMNPANLPCLAAAGPDVCALANNHVLDFGRRGLAETLDSLAGAGLRAVGAGRDADQARRPAVVDVRGGARVLVFSFGMPSSGIPQSWAASEDGSGVDLVPEPSDAAAAGIVRRVRQVKRPGDIAVASVHWGSNWGYGIPRGQVRFAHALIDGGVDVVHGHSSHHPRPLEMYRGKLILYGCGDLIDDYEGITGYEQYRDDLRLLYFVSVDPGTGRAADVRMAPLQSWRMRLRHAVGEDREWLRAILDRVSRNFGVRIGHAPDGMLVIDEFDGYDEFDEFEGFKGFDEGSVGAP; from the coding sequence ATGCGCGAGGACGTGGTGACGCTGTTCCTCTGCGGCGACGTGATGCTCGGCCGCGGTGTCGATCAGATCCTCCCCCACCCCGGTGACCCGGCCCTGTCGGAGCAGTACATCGGGGACGCCCGGTCCTATGTCGAGTTGGCGGAGGCGGTGAACGGGCCCGTCCCGCGTCCGGTCGCGTACTCCTGGCCCTGGGGGGACGCCCTGCAAATGCTCGACGAGGCCGCGGTCGATGTCCGGGTGGTGAATCTGGAGACGAGTGTGACGCGAAGCGACGACTTCGCGGCGGGCAAGGAGGTGCACTACCGGATGAATCCCGCCAACCTTCCCTGCCTGGCCGCGGCCGGGCCCGATGTCTGTGCCCTGGCCAACAACCATGTGCTGGACTTCGGCCGCCGGGGCCTGGCGGAGACGCTCGACTCGCTGGCCGGTGCGGGCCTGCGGGCGGTGGGTGCGGGGCGGGACGCGGATCAGGCGCGGCGGCCGGCTGTCGTCGACGTCCGCGGCGGCGCGCGGGTTCTGGTCTTCTCCTTCGGGATGCCGTCCAGTGGCATTCCGCAGAGCTGGGCCGCGAGCGAGGACGGGTCAGGTGTCGATCTCGTCCCGGAGCCGTCCGACGCCGCGGCTGCCGGGATCGTTCGTCGCGTACGGCAGGTGAAGCGACCGGGCGACATCGCCGTCGCCTCCGTCCACTGGGGATCCAACTGGGGGTACGGCATCCCACGAGGCCAGGTCCGCTTCGCGCACGCGCTCATCGACGGGGGCGTCGATGTGGTGCACGGGCACTCGTCGCACCATCCCCGCCCCCTGGAGATGTACCGCGGGAAGCTCATCCTCTACGGCTGCGGCGACCTCATCGACGACTACGAAGGCATCACCGGCTACGAGCAGTACCGCGACGACCTGCGGCTGCTGTACTTCGTCTCGGTGGACCCGGGCACCGGCAGGGCGGCCGACGTGCGGATGGCGCCCCTCCAGTCCTGGCGGATGCGGCTGCGGCACGCCGTGGGTGAGGACCGCGAGTGGCTACGGGCGATACTCGACCGGGTCAGCCGCAATTTCGGCGTACGCATCGGCCACGCGCCCGACGGCATGCTCGTGATCGACGAGTTCGACGGGTACGACGAATTCGACGAGTTCGAGGGCTTCAAGGGGTTCGACGAGGGCTCGGTGGGTGCTCCGTAA
- a CDS encoding Ig-like domain repeat protein, whose translation MPIRRTSVGTALAVLFGSVSLLGAGAAPAAADSSTNLYVSPSSAQDIVVDGVHRRVFVSSPTGAKIIAADYNGKVVGGITDIPGASGMALSADSATLYVALRDAAAIAAIDTATLKVTARYETGAGTAPENVALAGGKLWFGYEKPGGGGDIGALDLAGAKPSVALNQAAEAAGMWKTAPELASTPAVPGLLVAGAKVGTSQRKPAVLAVYDVASGAARHKAQRSDILLGAGMEDFEVAPDGRNVVVADPLGGFHRTFSTSDLSFTAGYPASAYSNAIDIAPDGSVAAGGQLMTSSGGSDWQGSRVDVFRPGTDKAVRAFDFPWGDGQASDLSEDGLAWAPDSSRLFALTSDPLGGFLTLRVLNDPAKPVKATTKINVSVPRDAARGKELAVTGDVLSALPFTGPGTVEVTRTDIAAPQGVSLGSHPLSDSGTFYFTDTPSAGGKVTYTVRYKGDAEHVRSTGSASVEVSRTKTSLALNGDGKAYAYGTKATFTAHLGKTWKNRTVSVYAQPTGGVQKLVKTGTVNGKGDLSVTYPLTKNTTFTASYAGDARSAPAKDASKVTTRARTR comes from the coding sequence ATGCCCATTCGTCGTACGTCCGTCGGGACGGCGCTCGCCGTTCTGTTCGGTTCGGTTTCGCTTCTCGGTGCGGGGGCGGCCCCCGCCGCCGCGGACAGCAGCACCAACCTGTACGTATCTCCGAGCTCTGCCCAGGACATCGTGGTGGACGGTGTCCACCGCCGCGTTTTCGTCAGCAGCCCGACCGGGGCCAAAATCATCGCCGCCGACTACAACGGCAAGGTCGTGGGCGGGATCACCGATATCCCGGGCGCCAGCGGGATGGCGCTCTCCGCGGACTCGGCCACGCTCTACGTGGCACTGCGGGACGCGGCCGCGATCGCCGCGATCGACACCGCCACACTCAAGGTGACCGCCCGGTACGAGACCGGTGCGGGAACGGCCCCGGAGAACGTGGCTCTGGCGGGCGGCAAGCTCTGGTTCGGCTACGAAAAGCCTGGGGGCGGGGGCGACATCGGTGCGCTGGACCTGGCCGGTGCCAAGCCGTCCGTCGCTCTGAACCAGGCGGCAGAGGCAGCCGGCATGTGGAAGACCGCACCGGAACTGGCCTCGACCCCCGCTGTCCCGGGGCTGCTGGTCGCGGGGGCCAAGGTCGGGACGTCGCAGCGGAAACCGGCCGTGCTGGCGGTCTACGACGTCGCCTCCGGCGCTGCGCGGCACAAGGCCCAGCGCAGCGACATACTCCTGGGCGCCGGGATGGAGGACTTCGAGGTCGCGCCGGACGGCCGCAACGTGGTGGTGGCAGACCCTCTCGGCGGCTTCCACCGGACGTTTTCGACCTCGGACCTGAGCTTTACCGCCGGCTACCCCGCCAGTGCCTACTCGAACGCGATCGACATCGCCCCGGACGGGTCCGTCGCAGCCGGCGGCCAACTCATGACCTCTTCAGGGGGTTCGGACTGGCAGGGCTCGCGTGTCGATGTCTTCCGGCCCGGAACCGACAAGGCGGTCCGTGCCTTCGACTTCCCGTGGGGCGACGGCCAGGCGTCCGATCTGTCGGAAGACGGGCTGGCCTGGGCGCCGGACAGCAGTCGCCTGTTCGCCCTCACGAGCGACCCCCTCGGCGGCTTCCTGACGCTGCGGGTCCTGAACGACCCGGCCAAGCCCGTCAAGGCCACCACCAAGATCAATGTCAGCGTCCCCCGGGATGCCGCCCGGGGCAAGGAACTGGCCGTCACCGGGGACGTCCTGTCGGCGCTGCCGTTCACCGGACCCGGGACCGTCGAGGTGACGCGGACCGACATCGCCGCACCGCAGGGCGTGTCGCTCGGCAGCCATCCCCTCTCGGACAGCGGCACCTTCTACTTCACCGACACCCCGTCGGCCGGCGGCAAGGTGACGTACACCGTCCGGTACAAGGGTGACGCGGAGCATGTCCGGAGCACCGGGAGTGCCTCCGTCGAGGTGTCCCGTACCAAGACGTCGCTTGCACTGAACGGGGACGGCAAGGCCTACGCGTACGGCACGAAGGCCACCTTCACCGCACACCTGGGCAAGACCTGGAAGAACCGCACGGTCTCGGTCTACGCGCAGCCGACAGGCGGCGTGCAGAAGCTCGTCAAGACCGGCACGGTCAACGGCAAGGGCGACCTCTCGGTGACCTACCCGCTGACGAAGAACACCACGTTCACCGCGTCCTACGCGGGTGACGCGCGCTCGGCACCGGCGAAGGACGCCAGCAAGGTCACCACACGAGCACGCACCCGCTGA
- a CDS encoding IS1182 family transposase, with protein MSLHGVELAEIPEETARVARAVFPKGCLAMRMRDVLGPVFADAQFEGLFPVRGRPAVSPARLALVSVLQFAEGLTDRQAAHAVRSRLDWKYALSLELADTGFDFSVLSEFRARLAESDADRVVFDAVLRAGGEAGLVKAGKRQRTDATHVLAVTRDLSRLEFVVETLRAVLNQVAEVAGEWLVTVAAPEWFDRYSARPEDSRFPSRWAARVEHGDQCGADGMVLLKAVWSVSAPPSLRALPAVELLRQTWVQQFYQADDAVRWREPKNTPPGLIRLRTPHEPGARTGSKRDLGWSGYKVHLSETCEPDAPHLITHIHTTPAPVSDIAVLEDIHTALAERELLPDEHLVDAGYVDAEQIHHARRDHGIDLVGPVGKVTNRKQAAGDFFDNTRFTIDWDQHTVTCPGGKQSTVWRATTSHRGTPVTRVKFPARECGPCELRTSCTDSPKGRALTFRPQAEHEILQQARIEQDTALWRRRYGHRAGVEGTISQGVQAFGLRRSRYRGLAKTRLQHHFTGAAINLARLDAWLTGRPLARTRISPFAALRPAG; from the coding sequence GTGTCGTTGCATGGGGTGGAGTTGGCGGAGATTCCGGAGGAGACCGCGCGGGTGGCGCGTGCGGTGTTCCCGAAGGGCTGTCTGGCGATGCGGATGCGGGATGTGCTCGGGCCAGTCTTCGCTGATGCCCAGTTCGAGGGGTTGTTCCCGGTGCGGGGGCGTCCGGCGGTGTCGCCGGCCCGGCTGGCGCTGGTGTCGGTGTTGCAGTTCGCGGAGGGGCTGACCGACCGGCAGGCCGCGCACGCGGTCCGCTCGCGTCTGGACTGGAAGTACGCCCTGTCTCTGGAGCTCGCCGATACCGGGTTCGACTTCTCCGTGCTCAGCGAGTTCCGGGCCCGGCTGGCCGAGTCGGATGCGGACCGGGTGGTGTTCGACGCGGTGCTTCGGGCCGGTGGGGAGGCCGGGCTGGTCAAGGCGGGCAAGCGGCAGCGTACGGACGCCACCCATGTGCTGGCCGTGACCAGGGACCTGAGCCGGCTGGAGTTCGTGGTCGAGACGCTGCGAGCGGTGCTGAACCAGGTTGCTGAGGTGGCCGGGGAATGGCTGGTGACGGTGGCGGCGCCGGAGTGGTTCGACCGCTACTCGGCCCGGCCGGAGGACAGCCGTTTCCCGTCCCGATGGGCGGCACGTGTCGAGCACGGAGACCAGTGCGGGGCCGATGGCATGGTGCTGCTTAAGGCTGTCTGGTCGGTGTCGGCGCCGCCCAGCCTGCGGGCCCTCCCGGCCGTGGAGTTGCTGCGCCAGACCTGGGTGCAGCAGTTTTACCAGGCCGACGACGCCGTGCGCTGGCGGGAGCCGAAGAACACCCCGCCGGGCCTGATCCGCTTACGCACCCCGCACGAACCCGGGGCAAGGACCGGATCCAAGCGGGATCTGGGCTGGTCCGGCTACAAGGTCCACCTCAGCGAGACCTGCGAGCCCGACGCACCGCACCTGATCACCCACATCCACACCACCCCGGCACCGGTCAGTGACATCGCTGTCCTGGAGGACATCCACACCGCGCTGGCCGAGCGTGAGCTCTTGCCGGACGAGCACCTGGTGGACGCCGGATACGTGGACGCCGAGCAGATCCACCACGCTCGCCGCGACCACGGCATTGACCTCGTCGGCCCTGTCGGGAAGGTGACCAACCGGAAACAGGCGGCCGGGGACTTCTTCGACAACACTCGCTTCACCATCGACTGGGACCAGCACACGGTCACCTGTCCCGGAGGTAAACAGAGCACTGTCTGGCGAGCGACCACCAGCCACCGGGGCACCCCCGTGACCCGGGTCAAGTTCCCGGCCAGAGAGTGCGGCCCCTGCGAGCTGAGGACGTCGTGCACCGACTCGCCCAAGGGACGCGCACTCACCTTCCGCCCCCAGGCCGAGCACGAGATCCTCCAACAGGCCCGGATCGAACAGGACACCGCGCTATGGCGACGACGCTACGGGCACCGTGCTGGGGTCGAGGGCACCATCTCCCAAGGCGTCCAGGCGTTCGGCCTGCGCAGATCCCGCTACCGCGGCCTCGCCAAAACCCGGCTGCAACACCACTTCACCGGAGCCGCCATCAACCTCGCCCGCCTCGACGCCTGGCTCACCGGCAGACCCCTCGCCCGCACCCGTATCTCACCCTTCGCAGCACTCCGCCCCGCTGGATGA
- a CDS encoding helix-turn-helix transcriptional regulator, translated as MPADPQPDRVLTHRRAIGARIRAAREAAGLTQEKLGELANADRKTINRIEYAISDPPLSLLILLADAIGVPLSDLVR; from the coding sequence GTGCCAGCCGATCCCCAGCCCGACAGGGTCCTCACCCACCGCCGGGCAATCGGCGCCCGCATACGAGCCGCAAGAGAAGCCGCCGGCCTCACGCAAGAGAAGCTGGGTGAACTCGCCAACGCGGATCGCAAAACGATCAACCGCATCGAGTACGCGATCAGCGACCCACCACTCAGCCTGCTCATCCTCCTTGCTGACGCCATCGGTGTACCTCTCTCAGATCTCGTGCGGTAG
- a CDS encoding DUF397 domain-containing protein, which yields MGTLSNGRETVAFENPHAPGLDWRKASRSDLHPIVKDCVILAAAPDASDHPHFSIPDGTRMVAISDDKDPTSPVLYFSRAELRKFLEGAKDGEFDDLMATDAEMEQAAALTAV from the coding sequence ATGGGCACACTCAGCAATGGTCGCGAGACGGTCGCGTTCGAGAACCCGCACGCCCCCGGGCTGGACTGGCGCAAGGCGAGCCGGAGCGACCTCCACCCGATCGTGAAGGACTGCGTGATTCTGGCCGCGGCGCCGGACGCCAGCGACCACCCGCACTTCAGCATCCCGGACGGCACCCGCATGGTGGCGATCTCGGACGACAAGGACCCGACCAGCCCCGTGCTGTACTTCAGCCGCGCCGAACTGAGGAAGTTCCTCGAGGGCGCGAAGGACGGCGAGTTCGACGACCTCATGGCCACCGACGCGGAGATGGAGCAGGCCGCCGCCCTCACGGCCGTCTGA
- a CDS encoding XRE family transcriptional regulator: MCRKDGAPQPLDVAALQGRVDQTWILWHSSGNNRTEVLRLLPALIRDAETGVRSLDGAERRAALVATSDIYRLTGQATAYIAPAELAWVVADRALSAAQDADQPAAIAAAAWNMGNILRETSYPEEALQVVTEAADLIRPHLEEAPDDWRGVYGALQLHAAVTAARDGRSGDAWRYWGAGDQVAKSLPASYVHPSTVFGRANVDFHAVSVATDLRTSRKALTLADDIDPDAMPSVERRARLWVEVARGHLQRGDHTAALHVMQLAHQIGAETVEFTPSALTAVTDLWQGAPRALRPEAARLAEKVGLREVG, encoded by the coding sequence GTGTGCCGCAAGGACGGCGCTCCGCAGCCGCTCGACGTCGCCGCACTCCAGGGGCGCGTGGATCAAACCTGGATCCTGTGGCACTCCTCCGGCAACAACCGCACGGAGGTGCTGCGACTCCTGCCAGCGCTCATCCGGGACGCCGAGACGGGCGTCCGCTCCCTCGATGGGGCCGAGCGCCGTGCCGCACTGGTCGCCACCTCCGACATCTACCGCCTCACCGGACAGGCCACCGCCTACATCGCGCCCGCCGAGCTCGCATGGGTGGTCGCCGACCGGGCACTGTCCGCCGCGCAGGACGCCGACCAGCCGGCCGCCATAGCCGCCGCAGCGTGGAACATGGGCAACATCCTCCGCGAGACGTCTTACCCCGAAGAGGCGCTGCAGGTCGTGACCGAGGCGGCCGACCTGATCCGCCCGCACCTCGAGGAAGCGCCCGACGACTGGCGCGGCGTGTACGGCGCGCTGCAGCTGCACGCTGCGGTGACGGCCGCGCGAGACGGACGGTCGGGGGACGCGTGGCGGTACTGGGGCGCCGGCGACCAGGTCGCCAAGTCCCTGCCCGCCAGCTACGTACACCCGTCGACCGTGTTCGGCAGGGCCAACGTGGACTTCCACGCCGTGTCGGTAGCCACCGATCTACGCACGTCCCGCAAGGCACTGACCCTCGCCGACGACATCGACCCGGACGCCATGCCCTCAGTCGAGCGGCGCGCCCGCCTCTGGGTCGAGGTAGCCCGCGGGCACCTGCAGCGCGGCGACCACACGGCGGCCCTGCATGTGATGCAGCTCGCCCACCAGATCGGCGCCGAGACAGTCGAGTTCACCCCGTCCGCCCTCACTGCCGTCACTGACTTGTGGCAAGGGGCGCCGCGCGCGCTCCGTCCCGAGGCCGCCCGCCTGGCCGAGAAGGTCGGCCTGCGCGAAGTGGGCTAG
- a CDS encoding Uma2 family endonuclease, producing the protein MTAEMVAPAWMHEQITAEEYESWSEEQCAGIEIVDGMVVVSPSASKRHNRLARILANVLDAAAGPEWNADTDFDVRLQDVPLTNRRPDVVVYRADTIDITPTRPEHVLLVAEVVSPGSETTDRIVKVDQYAKAGIGFYWRIEQAATGVPLVYTSVLDPATKTYRDGDVFTGVLKVAAPFPVEIDLGQI; encoded by the coding sequence ATGACGGCCGAGATGGTAGCCCCGGCGTGGATGCATGAGCAGATCACTGCCGAGGAGTACGAGTCCTGGTCCGAGGAGCAGTGCGCCGGTATCGAGATCGTGGACGGGATGGTCGTCGTGAGTCCGAGTGCGTCCAAGCGGCACAACCGGCTGGCCCGGATTCTGGCGAACGTCCTGGATGCCGCCGCGGGCCCGGAGTGGAACGCCGACACGGACTTCGACGTCCGGCTTCAGGACGTCCCACTCACCAATCGCCGCCCAGACGTCGTCGTGTACCGCGCAGACACAATCGACATCACCCCCACCCGCCCTGAGCACGTGCTGCTGGTCGCGGAGGTGGTGTCGCCAGGCTCGGAAACCACCGACCGGATCGTGAAGGTCGACCAGTACGCCAAGGCAGGCATCGGCTTCTACTGGCGGATCGAGCAGGCCGCGACAGGCGTTCCTCTCGTGTACACCTCCGTTCTCGACCCCGCGACGAAGACCTACCGGGACGGAGACGTGTTCACCGGCGTCCTCAAGGTAGCGGCCCCCTTCCCGGTGGAGATCGACCTCGGCCAGATCTGA
- a CDS encoding roadblock/LC7 domain-containing protein gives MTTAVQNFGWLISEFVRTADGVTDAVAVSSDGLLMAASDSLGRDRADHLAAVVSGITSLAQNAATVHGFRGMKLVMIEMLGGFLMVGRIRDGSCLGVLAAEGCDVGLVGYEMAVLADRAGELLTPQLVRELHSAPLAAG, from the coding sequence GTGACCACCGCCGTCCAGAATTTCGGCTGGCTCATCTCGGAGTTCGTACGCACCGCAGACGGCGTCACCGATGCTGTCGCCGTCTCCTCCGACGGCTTACTCATGGCCGCTTCGGACAGCCTCGGCCGAGATCGCGCCGATCACCTCGCCGCCGTCGTCTCCGGCATCACCAGCCTCGCCCAGAACGCGGCGACGGTACACGGCTTCCGCGGCATGAAGCTCGTCATGATCGAAATGCTCGGCGGCTTCCTCATGGTCGGTCGCATTCGCGACGGCAGCTGCCTCGGCGTCCTCGCCGCCGAGGGGTGCGACGTCGGCCTGGTCGGCTATGAAATGGCCGTCCTCGCCGACCGCGCCGGCGAACTGCTCACTCCGCAACTGGTACGCGAACTCCACTCCGCGCCCCTGGCCGCGGGATAG
- a CDS encoding nitrate- and nitrite sensing domain-containing protein — translation MAVVITVPIFLLLAVAGLAVHGRAEAFGDARTTRSEVGLSLRIQALVHQLQRERGLTNGLLAGEKEFRPPLAATRKRVDMALRGMRRESAVEDVIQGHLRRLADIRAGADRGSADADIADRAATLAFYTTAIDALNAVDPVAGTATGADRQLRDGLGALRELAAAKESVALERGFLNGVFAEGGFHGREYLTFTEVRATRVAALARFRQVATAPQRAALKKAFGTADAERATVYEKRAEAAAGGSALHADAGAWWDAMTVLVDDLYAVQQSVGDDARDRADRLSHDAEIGLAAYLVAGALMAALVGGLAAFASRSLTRPLGALAEAAHDVARNRLPATVARIQRSPQDHAELLPPADAPDNPDARLLGGAAEIAEVAASLQQVELTALRLAAQQAGLRRNTTESLANLGRRNQNLVRRQLSLITRLERQELDPDALAELFELDHLATRMRRNAESLLVLAGQNPPRPTAAPADGLEIVQSAVAEVEQYRRVLIATVEPVRVRGHAVADVAHLLAELIENGLTFSPPVEPVEVHGWYDTEDDTYCFAVVDHGVGMSEADKERANARLSDAGEEALLAAPTRFLGHLVVGRLAHRLGEGAQVHLFDTTGGGLSALLVLPGRLLAPVEVPFTSPPPIRPAVSSLLNGFRAGVARAEAQSTQGASS, via the coding sequence GTGGCGGTGGTCATCACGGTCCCGATCTTCTTGCTGTTGGCGGTGGCCGGTCTCGCCGTGCACGGCCGGGCCGAGGCCTTCGGCGACGCCCGGACGACCCGTTCCGAGGTTGGCCTCAGCCTGCGAATCCAGGCCCTGGTGCACCAGCTGCAACGCGAACGTGGCCTGACTAACGGTCTGCTGGCAGGTGAGAAGGAGTTCCGCCCACCGCTCGCCGCTACTCGCAAGCGCGTGGACATGGCGCTGCGCGGAATGCGCCGTGAGAGCGCCGTCGAGGATGTCATCCAGGGGCACTTGCGGCGCCTTGCCGACATCCGGGCCGGTGCCGACAGGGGCAGCGCCGACGCGGATATCGCAGACCGGGCCGCGACCCTGGCCTTCTACACCACCGCCATCGACGCCCTCAACGCCGTCGACCCGGTGGCGGGGACCGCGACCGGCGCCGACCGTCAACTGCGCGACGGACTGGGGGCGTTGCGGGAACTGGCCGCGGCCAAGGAGTCAGTCGCTCTCGAACGCGGCTTCCTCAATGGCGTGTTCGCCGAAGGCGGCTTTCACGGCCGCGAGTACCTCACTTTCACCGAGGTACGTGCCACGCGTGTCGCCGCCCTCGCCCGTTTCCGGCAGGTCGCCACCGCACCCCAGCGCGCGGCCCTGAAGAAGGCTTTCGGTACCGCGGACGCCGAACGCGCCACCGTCTACGAGAAACGGGCGGAAGCCGCCGCTGGCGGCTCCGCGCTGCACGCCGACGCCGGCGCCTGGTGGGATGCGATGACCGTACTCGTCGACGATCTGTACGCCGTCCAGCAGTCGGTCGGTGACGACGCAAGGGACCGGGCCGACCGGCTCAGCCACGACGCCGAGATCGGCCTCGCCGCCTATCTCGTCGCGGGAGCACTCATGGCCGCCCTCGTCGGGGGCCTCGCCGCTTTTGCCTCCCGTTCCCTCACGCGCCCGCTCGGCGCGCTCGCCGAGGCCGCCCACGACGTGGCGCGGAACCGACTGCCCGCAACCGTCGCCCGTATCCAGCGGTCCCCGCAGGACCATGCCGAGCTCCTCCCGCCGGCGGACGCGCCGGACAACCCCGATGCACGTCTGCTGGGCGGGGCGGCGGAGATCGCCGAGGTCGCGGCGTCCCTGCAGCAGGTGGAACTCACCGCCCTGCGCCTGGCCGCCCAGCAGGCCGGCCTGCGCCGTAACACCACCGAATCGCTCGCCAATCTCGGCCGTCGCAACCAGAACCTCGTTCGTCGTCAGCTCAGCCTCATCACCCGCCTCGAACGGCAGGAACTCGACCCGGACGCCCTCGCCGAGCTCTTCGAGCTCGACCACCTCGCCACTCGTATGCGGCGCAACGCCGAAAGCCTTCTGGTCCTGGCCGGGCAGAATCCGCCGCGGCCCACGGCAGCACCTGCCGACGGCCTGGAAATCGTCCAGTCCGCCGTTGCCGAGGTGGAGCAGTACCGGCGGGTCCTGATCGCGACCGTGGAGCCGGTGCGGGTGCGCGGGCACGCCGTCGCCGATGTCGCCCACCTCCTTGCCGAACTCATCGAGAACGGGCTGACTTTCTCGCCACCGGTCGAACCGGTCGAGGTACACGGCTGGTACGACACCGAGGACGACACATACTGCTTCGCTGTCGTCGACCACGGCGTCGGCATGTCCGAAGCCGACAAGGAACGTGCCAACGCCCGCCTCTCCGACGCTGGCGAGGAGGCCCTGCTTGCCGCGCCTACCCGGTTCCTCGGCCATCTCGTCGTCGGCCGACTCGCCCACCGCCTCGGTGAAGGCGCCCAAGTCCACCTCTTCGACACCACTGGCGGTGGCTTGTCCGCACTCCTTGTCCTTCCCGGGCGCCTGCTCGCCCCCGTGGAGGTCCCCTTCACCTCACCCCCGCCCATCAGGCCCGCTGTCTCCTCCCTGCTCAACGGCTTTAGAGCAGGTGTCGCCCGAGCCGAGGCTCAAAGCACACAAGGAGCGTCATCGTGA